In Nostoc piscinale CENA21, the genomic stretch GCTTGCAAAACCGTGCTGGTCAAGGTTTAATGGCGACCAAATTCAAGAACCGCAAAACCAAAGACCAACTAGCTACCTTGCAAATCGTCAACAACGACGACGAAATCATGATGGTCACAAATCGCGGTATTATTATCCGGCAGGCTACTAATGCGATTTCAATCCAATCGCGATCGGCAACAGGTGTTAGAGTGCAACGCTTGGATGAGGATGATGCCATTACCGGAGTTGCGATCGTACCGCCTGATACTGGTGATGCAGAAGAAGCGGAATGAACGCAAAAGTAAAAAGTAAAAAGGAAAAAGGAAAAGGCGATAATTCATTTTTAACGTTTGCCTTTTACCTTTTGCTTTCTCTGATTAGTGGCGTTTTGATGGGGCTAACCGTTGCGCCTGTGGGTGCATGGTTTCTGGCTTGGATAGCCTTAGCCCCACTTTGGATCATAGTTGTTCAAAAAAGTAACTCTTATTTAGAAGCTAAAAAGCAAAAACCCTTCCTTTTACCTTTTACTTTTTACCTTTTACCTTTATTTTGGGGTGTCGGTTATCACAGCGTCGCCTTATTTTGGATTACTGGGATACACCCGATGGACTGGTTGGGTGTACCTTGGTGGCCGAGTTTAGCTATTACCGTGTTTTGCTGGGGATTTATTAGCTTCTGGGGAGGGTTATTTGTAACTATTTGGGGTGCGGTGATGGCACGCCTGAATCAGTCAAAACCTTGGTTACGTGTGCTGATTGGTACAGCCTTATGGTGTGGTTTAGAAAGTCTGTGGAGTTCTGGTTCATTGTGGTGGAGTTCGCTGGCTTACACTCAATCACCGCATAACTTGGTAATTTTACACCTCGGTCAACTCTCAGGCCCTAATACTGTAACAGCTGCGATCGCCTCAATCAATGGACTCATCGCCGAATCCTACCTATCCTCCGCGTTCTCTGCGCCTCGGCAGTTCGTAAATAAATATTTAACCTTAGCCACAGGACTATTCATCACCCTACACCTGCTAGGCTTTTACCTATATAGCCAACCCATCGCCCAACCACCAGAAGCAGCCTTAAAAATTGGCATCATTCAAGGTAATATCCCCAACAAAATCAAAGTCAAGCCCGAAGGTTATCGCCGCGCCATTACAGGCTACACCAACGGCTATTTAAATCTCACCAAACAAGGTGTAAATGCAGTCCTAACACCCGAAGGTGCATTACCTATCTTTGAACGCAATTTTGGAGATACGCCCTTAATTTCCGCAGTCCAACAAAAAGGCGTAGTAATTTGGGTTGGTGCGTTTGGGGAAAAAGGACGCAGTTATACAAATAGTTTATTTACCGTTAATAGTCTGGGTGAAGTTACTAGTCGCTACGATAAATCTAAATTAGTACCCTTGGGCGAATTTATTCCCTTTGAAGAGATTTTAGGTAAATTAATTAGTCGCTTGTCACCGTTGGATGAACATCAAGTTCATGGTGCAGCCAACCAGACATTTGATACACCTTTTGGACGGGCTATAGTTGGTATTTGTTACGAATCTGCATTTCCTGAAATATTTCGCCGTCAAGCTGCGGTGGGTGGGCAATTTATCCTCAGTTCTTCTAACGATGCCCATTACAGTGCAGCTATGCCATTCCAGCATCATGCTCAGGATATCATGAGAGCAATTGAAACTGATAGATGGTCAGCACGGGCAACAAATACAGGCTATTCAGCTTTTGTAGATCCCCACGGTAGAACATTGTGGATATCTGGCTATAACATCTATGAAATTCACGCAGAGACTATATATCGCCGTCAAACGCAGACTTTATACGTGCGTTGGGGTGATTGGTTGACACCGTTGTTGTTGGGTTTGGGTGTTGTGGGTTGGTTTGTGGGGAAAGCATTTTAAACGCAGAGGAATGCAAAGTACGCGCAGAGGAACGCAAAGGAAGAGGAGTGTATTTGAGGGAATTAGGAGGAATGGAACCAACAGTACAACAATTACGAAGTTTAT encodes the following:
- the lnt gene encoding apolipoprotein N-acyltransferase; protein product: MNAKVKSKKEKGKGDNSFLTFAFYLLLSLISGVLMGLTVAPVGAWFLAWIALAPLWIIVVQKSNSYLEAKKQKPFLLPFTFYLLPLFWGVGYHSVALFWITGIHPMDWLGVPWWPSLAITVFCWGFISFWGGLFVTIWGAVMARLNQSKPWLRVLIGTALWCGLESLWSSGSLWWSSLAYTQSPHNLVILHLGQLSGPNTVTAAIASINGLIAESYLSSAFSAPRQFVNKYLTLATGLFITLHLLGFYLYSQPIAQPPEAALKIGIIQGNIPNKIKVKPEGYRRAITGYTNGYLNLTKQGVNAVLTPEGALPIFERNFGDTPLISAVQQKGVVIWVGAFGEKGRSYTNSLFTVNSLGEVTSRYDKSKLVPLGEFIPFEEILGKLISRLSPLDEHQVHGAANQTFDTPFGRAIVGICYESAFPEIFRRQAAVGGQFILSSSNDAHYSAAMPFQHHAQDIMRAIETDRWSARATNTGYSAFVDPHGRTLWISGYNIYEIHAETIYRRQTQTLYVRWGDWLTPLLLGLGVVGWFVGKAF